The following are encoded in a window of Nakamurella sp. A5-74 genomic DNA:
- the gabT gene encoding 4-aminobutyrate--2-oxoglutarate transaminase, whose amino-acid sequence MTTTETALPQRRELRTAIPGPQSQALHARRAASVSAGVASTLPVYVADAGGGVIVDVDGNSLIDLGSGIAVTSVGNRDPRVVAAVQDAVAHFTHTCFMVTPYESYVAVAEKVNELTPGGHTKRTALFNSGSEAVENAVKIARFATGKPAVVVFDHAYHGRTNLTMALTAKVAPYKKGFGPFAGEIYRAPMSYPFRDPEGYSGKEAAQRAISMMTTQVGVDQLAAVLIEPVQGEGGFIEPADGFLPALSEWCTANGVLLIADEIQSGFCRTGDWFACDREGVVPDLVTMAKGMAGGMPLAAVTGRAELMDAVHPGGLGGTYGGNPIACAAALATIETMQQDNLNAAARHIEQIILPALREVAEKTGRIGDIRGRGAMIAAEFVTPGTKDPDAAAAGAVAKACHAQGVVVLTCGTYGNVIRLLPPLVIGDDLLREGLGVLTAAIEAL is encoded by the coding sequence ATGACGACCACCGAGACCGCCCTCCCGCAGCGTCGTGAGCTGCGCACCGCCATCCCCGGCCCGCAGTCCCAGGCCCTGCACGCCAGGCGGGCCGCGTCGGTCAGCGCCGGTGTCGCCTCGACCCTGCCGGTCTACGTCGCCGACGCCGGTGGGGGAGTGATCGTCGATGTCGACGGGAACTCGCTGATCGACCTCGGTTCGGGGATCGCTGTCACCTCCGTCGGTAACAGAGACCCGAGAGTGGTTGCGGCAGTGCAGGATGCGGTGGCCCACTTCACCCACACCTGCTTCATGGTGACGCCCTACGAGAGCTATGTCGCGGTGGCCGAGAAGGTCAACGAGCTCACCCCCGGCGGGCATACGAAGCGCACGGCGCTGTTCAACTCCGGGTCGGAAGCCGTGGAGAACGCGGTCAAGATCGCCCGGTTCGCGACCGGGAAGCCCGCGGTGGTGGTGTTCGACCACGCCTACCACGGGCGCACCAACCTGACGATGGCGCTCACCGCCAAGGTCGCTCCGTACAAGAAGGGCTTCGGCCCGTTCGCCGGCGAGATCTACCGCGCGCCGATGTCGTACCCGTTCCGCGATCCAGAGGGCTACAGCGGCAAAGAGGCTGCACAGCGGGCGATCTCCATGATGACGACCCAGGTCGGCGTCGACCAGCTGGCGGCCGTGCTGATCGAACCGGTGCAGGGTGAGGGCGGGTTCATCGAGCCCGCCGACGGTTTCCTGCCGGCGCTGTCGGAGTGGTGCACCGCCAACGGCGTGCTGTTGATCGCCGACGAGATCCAGTCGGGCTTCTGCCGGACGGGCGATTGGTTCGCCTGTGATCGTGAGGGGGTTGTCCCCGATCTGGTCACCATGGCCAAGGGGATGGCCGGCGGGATGCCCCTGGCAGCCGTCACCGGCCGCGCAGAGCTCATGGATGCCGTCCACCCGGGTGGGCTGGGCGGTACCTACGGTGGCAACCCGATCGCCTGTGCCGCAGCGCTCGCCACGATCGAGACCATGCAGCAGGACAACCTCAACGCCGCCGCGCGGCACATCGAACAGATCATTCTGCCGGCCCTGCGAGAGGTGGCCGAGAAGACCGGCCGGATCGGCGACATCCGCGGCCGCGGCGCGATGATCGCCGCCGAGTTCGTCACCCCCGGCACGAAGGACCCCGACGCCGCGGCGGCGGGAGCCGTCGCGAAGGCCTGCCACGCCCAGGGTGTGGTGGTGCTGACCTGCGGTACCTACGGCAACGTCATCCGGCTGCTGCCGCCGCTGGTGATCGGTGACGATTTGTTGCGCGAGGGCCTCGGGGTGCTGACGGCGGCGATCGAGGCGCTCTGA
- a CDS encoding NAD-dependent succinate-semialdehyde dehydrogenase, with protein MTVTADAVAALICGVPTGLFIGGQWIDTPETIDVENPATGEVLAKVADATPEQGMLALDAAVAAQKDWAATDPRERGEILRKAFELLHARADDFALLMTLEMGKPLAEARGEVTYGAEFFRWFSEEAVRISGRYSVAPSGGTRLLTMKQPVGPVYAITPWNFPLAMGTRKIGPALAAGCTVVVKPAAQTPLTTLALAGLLTEAGVPAGVVNVITTSRSGAVSEPIIRDPRLRKLTFTGSTPVGRKLIEQSAQQVLKVSMELGGNAPFLVFADADLDKAVAGAMLAKMRNIGEACTAANRFIVHESVAEEFALKLAEKMGAMKVGPGIDDGVQVGPLIDRAAIEKVSALVADATDRGAKVLTGAKTLGDKGYFYAPTVLTDVPDSADLFAEEIFGPVAPIITFSSDEEGIALANRTEFGLVGYAFTENLSKAIRVAEALETGMVGLNQGIVSNPAAPFGGVKASGIGREGGAEGIEEYLETKYVGIAL; from the coding sequence ATGACCGTCACTGCCGACGCCGTAGCCGCCCTCATCTGCGGCGTACCGACCGGACTGTTCATCGGGGGCCAGTGGATCGACACGCCCGAGACGATCGACGTGGAGAACCCCGCCACCGGCGAAGTGCTCGCCAAGGTCGCCGATGCCACTCCCGAGCAGGGCATGCTGGCCCTCGACGCCGCAGTTGCCGCGCAGAAGGATTGGGCTGCAACCGATCCCCGCGAACGCGGCGAGATCCTGCGGAAGGCGTTCGAACTGCTGCACGCCCGTGCCGACGATTTCGCGCTGCTGATGACACTGGAGATGGGCAAGCCACTGGCCGAGGCCAGGGGCGAGGTCACCTACGGTGCCGAGTTCTTCCGCTGGTTCTCCGAGGAGGCCGTCCGGATCTCCGGTCGCTACTCCGTCGCTCCCAGCGGCGGTACCCGGTTGCTCACCATGAAGCAGCCGGTCGGCCCGGTCTATGCGATCACCCCGTGGAACTTCCCGCTGGCCATGGGTACCCGCAAGATCGGACCCGCGTTGGCGGCCGGCTGCACGGTGGTCGTGAAGCCTGCCGCGCAGACCCCGCTCACCACGCTCGCGCTGGCCGGGTTGCTCACTGAAGCAGGTGTCCCCGCCGGCGTGGTCAACGTCATCACCACCTCGCGATCCGGCGCGGTGTCCGAGCCGATCATCCGCGACCCGCGACTGCGCAAGCTCACCTTCACCGGCTCCACGCCGGTGGGGCGGAAACTGATCGAGCAGTCGGCGCAGCAAGTGCTGAAGGTCTCGATGGAGCTGGGCGGCAACGCGCCCTTCCTGGTGTTCGCCGACGCCGATCTGGACAAGGCGGTCGCCGGCGCGATGCTCGCGAAGATGCGCAACATCGGTGAGGCGTGCACCGCGGCCAATCGGTTCATCGTGCACGAATCGGTGGCCGAGGAGTTCGCGCTGAAGTTGGCCGAGAAGATGGGCGCGATGAAGGTCGGACCCGGCATCGACGACGGCGTCCAGGTCGGTCCGCTGATCGACCGCGCCGCGATCGAGAAGGTCAGTGCGTTGGTCGCCGACGCCACCGACCGCGGGGCGAAGGTGCTCACCGGTGCAAAAACGTTGGGCGACAAGGGATACTTCTACGCGCCCACCGTACTCACCGATGTCCCCGACAGCGCCGATCTGTTCGCCGAGGAGATCTTCGGACCGGTCGCCCCGATCATCACCTTCTCCTCCGACGAGGAGGGCATCGCGCTGGCCAACCGCACCGAGTTCGGTCTGGTCGGCTACGCCTTCACCGAGAACCTGTCGAAGGCGATCCGGGTGGCCGAGGCCCTGGAGACCGGCATGGTGGGTCTCAACCAGGGCATCGTCTCCAACCCGGCCGCCCCGTTCGGTGGCGTGAAGGCCTCCGGCATCGGCCGCGAGGGTGGCGCCGAGGGAATCGAGGAGTACCTCGAGACCAAGTACGTCGGCATCGCGCTGTGA